AACACACCGCCCCTTCCTCAACACAATGTACGCTGCCGTCGTCTCCTTGGATACCAGAACAATCTCGCGTTCCGCTCAAATCTCGCATGAAAACCGTCTTCTCGTTCCCCTCAGTGTTTGATAAAGAGTTCCCCTTGTTCCTCAGTTTCCTCAGTTGTGTCCTTGTTTAGTCccttaaaatgttttaaagacACAATGTATCGCACAGACAGCTATTTAAATGTTCTAAACGatgaactgtatatatataggcATACAGCATAACAAAATCATCACACTTTCGCCCAGGGGTTTAACAACACATTCCATGACTTAACACGAAATACCGTGAAACTGGGTTGTAGTATTTTTGGCTGCAATGCTTACACATCAAATATCTATGTAAATGGAATCGCCAGGTTTCCCCATGATATTGGACTAATCATTTAGTCAATATCAATTCAGATTGATTGATACTTACCCCGACCACACAGGTGTTCATTTCAGGGGTAGGCCTATCCCctcgattttttttaaattattgttttaataaatctagTCTAGGAATCAAAAATCCCCATTTCACAATCAGTTAAACTGATTTAAAGTAAAACAAAGTTTATTTCATGATTGCAAAAGTTACAcaactcactcactctcacGCAACACCCATCTGATTTCCGAGAAAACGAAAGTGAACAGAGTTGTAATAAAGATGGCAGCGTGCTGTACGGAGCCAGATCCGTTATCCTGCTCGATATGCTTCGACAGATTGAAAAGCCCTGTGACTCTTCACTGTGGCCACAGCTACTGTATGGACTGCGTGAACGGATACTGGGACCATGAGAACCACCGCGGGGTTTACAGCTGTCCCCAGTGCAGACGCACTTTCAATCGCAGACCTGTGCTGAACAAAAACACAGTGCTGGCTGATCTGGCAGAGAAAGTGTCAGGGCCTGAACCACCCACCCGGCCTGCTGTGAAGTATGAACTGGGCCCGGGGGATGTAGAGTGTGATTTCTGCACTGTGAGGAAGCTGAAAGCTGTCAAGTCCTGCCTGGTGTGTCTGGCTTCTTACTGTGCAACTCACTTGGAGCCCCACTATGTGTCTGAGGCTTTCAAAAGGCACACGCTGGTGGAAATCACTTCTTCCATGCAAGAGAAGATCTGCTCCAAACATGACAAGCTGCTGGAAGTCTACTGTCGCAGTGACGGCCAATGCATTTGCCTGCTGTGTGTGATGGATGAACACAAAGGTCATGACACTGTCTCCGCTGCAGCAGAGAGGAAAGACAAACAAGTAAGAATAATTATATTGGTCACACGATTGCATATTCTACATTTCAAAGTAATATTGTAAAGTATATCTTTTTTTCAGAAAGAATTTGGAAAGAAAAAACTAACATATCTGAAAGGAATGCAGAAGAAAGagaagcagctgcagcagctaaAACAACAAATTAAAGCACTTCAGGTGAGTTATGTTGTATTTTCTATTAAAAGCAAAAAACAAAAGAAAGAGTTTGGTGGCCTGATAATGTGGCACAAAGTCATGGGAGATGTAGTCTTCATCATCATTGCGGTCATCATCTCCTGGATTGGATTCCTTTATTGTTCTTCAGTGAGGAGTTTCTTTTTTTACCAGGACTCCTCTCCAAAATAAACTATAAAGTAGTTTCACAATATGCTTAAAGGGGATATGAAAcatgccgttatcttgatttgCTTGGTTTGAGTATTGTTGGAAACATTTCTATAAAGTAAGCGCACAACAAAAAATACCCTTTTTTCCACATTATACTTCAAAATACCTGACATTATTTGTATTTGGTTTCCCTCTGCTAGTTTTCAGGAGATGCAGCGGTTGATCAAAATGAGAAAGCCTATGCTGAAATGGTCCGGATGGCGGATGAGAGGCGCTGTGCCACTAAAGATCTGATCAGAGTTCAGCAGAAGGCTGTGGTGAGTCGAGCCGAGGCGCTCGTGGACCGTCTGGAGAAGGACATCTCCGAGCTGAGAAAGGGACAGGATGACCTCAAACAGCTGTCACTCACTGAGGATCACATTCATTTCCTGCAGGTACACAGACAGTCAAACATAGATTATTCAGGGCTACAGTTCATATTGTGTTACTTTAGCCTTTTAGGTAGATAACACTTGCTGCTCTTTTTCAATGCACTCTGATGCCTCTTAAACTGTCACCTGATTTTGTGTAAGTATTAATATCATCCCGTGCACTGCCATACATTTGAGTTGTGATCACAATGTGAATTTATCTTACATTTGAatttattttctattctatgtCTATTCTATGCTTATTTTATGTCTATGTATTTTATCGGTAACTgtgttttttcaaagtgggggccGCCAAGGGGCGCCAGGGGGGTCGCGGGGGGTTGAGGGAAAGGGAAAAAAGGgggtaaaatgtaaaaaaaaaaaaatgaatatatgtttttttagatGCTATTAATAATtgcatatctatcaatctatgtgtcctttgatgcccaattgtttaatatataaaacaaaaattaaacaacacgaccgcccttcaagccaatcagaatcgagctgtCGCTACTGAGAGTGTAACTGAGTTGCTGTGTGAACACTATAGCTAGCTACCTCCTGCTAAAGGATCAAATGGACAAATatcttaaaagaaaaacaccATCTGACGATCAGAATGAAGATGTCCCGGCTGCAAAAGATTCACAGCCACGGAATACCTGGCCGTCTAAAACTCGGAGGTATGAGCCATCATACATAAAGTTTGGTTTTACCGCGGCAAGTAAGAACGGCCGTGATacctaaatgtgttctctgcctcGAGATCCTCGCCAACGAGTGTCTaaaacagtgtttctcaaactttttcataccaaggaccacttaaccaatgaataaacactcgcggaccacctaactccacaaatatcaaaaaacacatcatttttctagaacagattacaaatcgcctgaacaaggtacaaacaagtggcaacatgtgtgatgaaggtgttgtgctgggctatatcatgcaatcgaaagtgaaacttaaccttgctccattgcggagatattcccgcgagagtgcggaaaacctaaattgattaattaatttcaaatgtgaaatgttaccaatatactcacggaccactagggggtgctctgccgcgctcacggaccaccagtgcaccgcggaccacactttgagaagcactggtctaaAGCCATCTAAACTTGATCGACATCTCAAACAAAAGCACCCAGCTGAAGCTAATAAATCAAtagactttttttaaataaaagaagAGCACCTAGTGATGCAATCGGCTACCTTTAAGCAGCAAGCCGGCGTCCCTGAGCGGGCCTTGAAGGCATCATTTTTAGCATCATACCACATCGCCGTGCAAAGAAACCGCACACAATAGGAGAGGATTTAATTCTACCAGCTACCATCGATATTGTTCGGGAAATGCTAGGTGAGGATGCTGCCAGCAAAATCAACGCAGTACCACTCTCAGATAATTCTGTGAGCCGACGGATTGGTGACATGGCTCAAGATgtatctgctcagcttttggagcaagtgagagctagcgaatatttcgctctgcagctggatatgagcatggatgtagcaaATGTCGCAGAATTGCTTGCATACATCAGATTTATTTCAGAAGACAACTTTGttgaggaaatattattttgcaaAGCACTGGAAGGTAGGACCGCAGGAAGAGACATTTTCCAAGTTTTAGATGAGTACATCATCTCAAACGGACTTGACTGGTCTCGTTGTGTGGGTGAGTGTGCTCAGATGGGGCAGCGGCTATGACAGGCAAAAAAAGCGGAGTGACAGCTTTGATAAAGCGGAAGGCCCCAAATGTAGTGGCAATGCACTGCATGCTCCATCGGGAGGCACTTGTTGCTAAACGAATGGATGATGAACTACATCATACAGGAAGTTATACAAGTAGTGAGTTTCATAAAAGCTCGGCCCTTAAAACACCGACTGTTCGCTATCTTGTGTAACGAGCGCAAAGTTTGAGGGGTTACTGCTCCATTCCAACGTGCACTGGCTTTCCCGTGGGGCGGTGCTGAATCGTGTTTTTGAACTGCGAAGGGAGATCGATGAATTCCTCTCTTCTGAAAATCATCAACTGGCTGGCCGTTTTTCAGAGGCCTCATGGCTCCGGAAACTTGCATACATGTCGGACATATTCCAGCATCTAAATGTCCTGAATAAGAGCATGCAGGGGCGCGAGACGTACATATTACATGTGCAGGACAAAGTACAGGCTTTTACAAAGAAAATCGCCCTGTGGTCGACCAAACTCAAGGAGGGAGTGACAGAAATGTTCCCACAGCTTCACCAAGCGCTTCTGTCACCCGGTGCTGATCCAGGAACCATTTCACCACTGATCCAGTCGCACCTTGCGCACCTGCAGGGATATTTCAAAGAATATTTCCCTGACCTCGAAGACAACTCAAATCAAAACTGGATAAGAAACCCATTTGCCCCAGGAGTAGGTGAGAGTATGGATGGTAATCGTATGTCCCAAGAGAGACTCATAGACATGGCGAATGAATGGGAGTTGAAGGTGAAATTTCAAgctgtttcactcccacagtaCTAGCTTTATGTCAAAAAAGACTATCCTGCACTGGCTGAGAGAGCTCTTAAATCCCTGCTTCCATTTGCCACCACATACCTCTGTGAGTCTGGCTTTTCTATATTGAAGGTATTGAAAACAAAGCACAGAGCACGTTTGCAAGTGGACGATGACATTCGTCACTGACAAACCTAAAACCTAGGATTGATAAACTGTGTAGGAGCCACCAAGCCCACCCCTCCCACTAGTGAGGGAACCGGTatacacaaagagacacacatagTGAAATGACAAGGACGGTTTTTAACTGAAGACACACTGAATGTAATGAATAAAtggcaaaacaaacaaaacatactgtacatgttaactattaatattactgttgaatattatgtatatatatgcatatatatatatatatatatatatatattattaagaCAGAAATAACTTTCAAAAATGCtcaaaatatatgtttattgttcatattactgttgaatattatattattaagaCAGAAATCACTTAAAAAAGATGTACTGTTGATATTACTGTTTAATATTTTGTTAAGAATATTTGTAACAGAAGACACAATGaatgtaatgaatgaaaaacaaaagataaaaaacaaaacatgtttacTGTTAATAGAAGAATAtctgattattaattattaataaaaaaatatattaatatttATTAAGAAGCTGtatgtttaatttcttacatttGCCATCATAATGTACACATCATTAAAAGAAATTGCAACAGGGGGGTCCCTGCCAGAGGATAATGCTATATGGCATGGCaacgtttgggaacccctgttcTATGAGATGTCAATCCTCTACTGTGAAGCACATAGGACTGCAATTCTTATATGAAAGAGGCTATACAATTAAAGCTTatgattattataattattattattattattgttttcatGTGTTTCTAGAGCTGCCAGGCCATCTTTGACTGTGGGGAAGCTGACCTGTCCTCTGATGTTGACATCGAACAACAAACCCCTTTTGACTTTGTCAAAAGGGCTATATCTGATTTGAGAGACAAAATGGAAAATATTTCCATAGCTATTGCAGAAATATCTCAGACAAGTAAGAATATATTtcctttaaaaatgtatttactgGAACGATGAGATAATGTTTAATAGCCAGTTTATTAAATGTTCTGCTGTCATGTTTTTTTACGTTTAGTTCAAGCTGTTCCTGACCCTCAGACAAGACAGGAGCTCTCCCTTTGTGAGTCCGGCATTTTCTACATGAACTGTTACAAGTTATAATAAACACACTGAATTATATTAACTTCTACATTTCAGATTCCAGCAGCCTCAGTTTGGATCCCAACACAGCATTTGAAAACCTTTTGCTCTCTGAGGGAAACCGCAAAGTAACCTGGATTAAAAAAGCTCAGAGGTATCCCTCGCACCCAGAGAGGTTTACCCAATATGATCAGGTGTTGTGCACTGAAGGCTTATCTGGAGTCTGCTACTGGGAGGTTGAGTGGCGGGGGAGCAGGGTTGAGGTCGCTGTGTGCTATAAAGGGGCAGATTTGGAGGAAAGTGGCTTTGGGGGTATAGCAAGTCACTCCTGGTGCATTTCTCTTTCAAATGTTGGTTGCGCCTATTGGCACGGTGGAATCAAAACCAAAATACCCATTAACTGCTCCTCTACTGTAGGTGTGTATCTGAACCACAAGGCAGGGACTCTGTCCTTCTACAGCGTGTCTGACTGTGGGGAAATGACGCTCCTTCACAGAGTCAGCACCACATTCTCCCAGCCTCTGTACCCCGGCCTCATGGTCTCCAGAAGGGCCTCAGCCAGGATAGTGTGTGCAAAATAAATCCACTGCCAAGGTGTGCTCGAGTGAAGTAAGGCAGTATGTTCATTCTGCGTTTGTATTAAAGACGAGTGctaaaaatatgttcatttcaaTTATATATTGTCTGTAGCTTATTATCTGattcttttctttaaaatggtttTTGTTAGAAAAAAAGGGTGAAGATAACGATGAGACAGATGTGAGGTTTTGGTGTGTATCATATTTCTCATCCTGTAATGGAAATTGTAAACTCATCATGCATGTGCATGTTAAGTagaacaattatatgtaaatgtAATAGATACTCAAACTCCTCTTGCTTTGTCATGCGTTTAATGTTTATAATCAATACAAAATATGTTTCAGAGAAATGCTTCATTTTATTCTAACAAATAATGTTAAAACATAGTTTCAATAAAAAAAGCTATTTTACAATATGAAAATTCATTCTGTCAAAAAGTTTAGTTTCATAGTACATTTCATTTTTATGGCAACATTTGTATGTAGGCCATTTGTATAGTATGTAAGTAAAGTTGTACTACAATCAGATACATACATGGAGATTCAAACAAGAAACATAATTGTAGGTGATTCATTTCTTCTTAAATGATTTTGTTTGTAAAAACAAAATGCAATCTTTTATCATATGCTCAGGGGCTAAGAGTATGTCTTTTTTTCAGATTCCTTCAAAAATACTATACAGACAATGGAAGTTTTTCACATAAACACAGTGTTGTTAAACTAGGGCTAAAATATCCACTCCTTCATTCTTTgaatagaagtataaagtatgaTAACATTGAGAAAAAGGCCACCCAAGTAAAGTACGAGTAGACTTTGAGACCTCTTTGACAGTAGGTTATGTACTGTAGGTTACTGCTCTCACACTGACACTCTCACAGAACAGTCAGTGAGAACACTCCAAACGAATAAATAGTTGAAAATATATCTTTTAGTTAAGCTATTTGTTCTCTAAAATGCCTCTATATAGCACATCAAAATACTTTTTTATATAACTTCTATACTTTGAATAATTTTATATTTGAGCTCATCAGGGCACATTTTCAAAGTGGGCTTATTCAACAGATGATGTCTCAGTATTTTGCAGGCCGATCTGATATTATAAAAAATACTTGGAACAATCACTCTGTTGTGTCTTGTGCTAGGGTTTAATAATGGGGAAAAGGCCACCAATGGTTTATGGAGTTTAAATCCTTGATTATTGTAAATACTGCTATGCTTATCCTTTATTTTCAATTATCAAACAATCAGTTAAGCAGCATATTCTTGCTTTAAAGGTAGGATAGGTAAGAATGGAtaagaaaccagcttgagtgcgctagtaTTTGAAAGTAGCAGCCGAAAGAAATCTggcccttccttcagacttccttacagagcacctactccaacacacacggacgcgcacatgaccaatgagggcacgagacaggcaggcaggtaggccatccagttattttagccgggtcgGCTCAGataattggtcgtgctttttacagcaccacggcttccacagaatgcatttttttatgtatttattgtcaaagcataacgtattcattgctattgggatgttaagagcattccatggaatataacaaaaagtgtatctgaagtgaattacctataccctacctttaatagaCTTCAATAAAGAGCAATTTTCTTCCTATGATGTGTAATTTCATTTGATttattgtgcttttatttacattttatgtTCTCAATTTGATTTACAAATGTACCTCAAAATGAATCTCTCCTGTACAGGCCACACTCAAATAACGGTCAGCAATCACAGCAAGGGACAACAAACATATGTACATGCCAGGTACCTTATTTATACACTTCGGCTTGAATAGTCACAGACTCTGACATAGTCACATGCAGCGCCAGCGCCACTAACACCAAagataatatttaaaatattcaTAAAATAGATTCGATGGAGGCGGTTGTGTAGGAGCGGTCCACCGTGTCGTAGAAGCGCAGGCAGGCCTTGTAGTGCAGCAGCTTCTCAGCCAGAGGGCTGACTGTCAGGGCTTTACCCCGCACACTCAGGTCTATATACCTGGGGGGAAATCAGTGAGGGTTAGAATTAAAGTATGAtatgtaaaatgtataatctaataGTAACCTGATGACCACCTTGTAGTGCAGGCAGGTAGTTAGATAATACTGCACCTGTTAGATACACGCCAAAACACAAGGGTGTTAACCGCCATCAGTGAGGCCAGGAGGAAGAAGAATCTCTCAAGGTTCCCATCATGCAGTGCGTCTGGGTAGAAGTTACCTGTAAACATGTATTAATGCAGTCACCAGAATCAGTGATATCTATGGCTACACACGTTTTGTTTTTTAGCCAAATTACAGTGCCAATGTATTGGAAGTTTTTATTTTCTCATTTTACCTCCAGAGAGAAAGTACACCAGCTGAACGATTAAGGCTGCCAGGAAGCAGCCCCCTCCATAGGACAGAGTGAGGAAATGTAAGGATATCCCTCTGATGTGGCTTGGGGTCAGCTGGAAAGATATTAGGGAGCCTGTGGGAGAGGAAGTGACAGCAGGTACGTTTTGTCATTATTCCCTGCTGTGTATTTATGACAAACAGGGCAGCATTTCTATACTTTGGAAATTCAACAGAAGGTATTTCAGTTAGTTTGTTCTCATTTGATAAAGAGGAAGTTTTAGGCAGGAAGCACGCTACAGAAAACCTGCATTAAACACTGGCCTCACTCACATGCAGGGGTGACGAGAGCCTCTGCAAGACCTAGCAGGATGTACTGAGGAGCCAGGTGGAAACACGGCATGGACGACACCTGCAGAACTTTCCCAGAGAGGGTCTGCTCCACCAGAGGATAGGACCTCCGATGCAGCTCAGACAAACCTGCCACCAACACCGACAGAGTGGCACATGCATGGCCCAGAGCTAGAAGGGGAGGATGGACAGGGAGGGGTGATAAGAGAGGGGGCTGCAGAATAAGTACGGGAGGAAAGGGAGGCagaagagcaagagagagagacattAGAATGATATGTCAAAAGTGGAGATGTGCGTGTGTGCACATAGAAATACTCACTGATGACTTTTGCAGGTGCCAGAGGAGCTTTTTCCGCAGAGAGGTAGCAAGTGGTCACACACTCTATGAGGGGGGCCAAGAGCAGCAGAGGGATGATACTGATCACATTCATGGCACCGATGGGCAACAGGTGGCTGGCCAGGTGAAGGTTTGAGTTCATGGTCTGTATGTAGTACCCTGAGGGAATCTGAAAAAAACATTGTCTTAACCTCagtgcattatggacacaatcCTTTTACATGCTTCATAATAAAGCCACATTGTACTCCATGTAACCACCTGTGTGATGCAGGCTCTGTAAAGCAGCTGAAGGCCATACAGAGGGAAGAGCTTGGCCAGGACTTTGACGTTCTCTACATGCGTCTCGCTGTAACGGCCGCCATTGTTCTCCTTGGCCCGGTCCAGCCAAGATCCCACATCTCCACTCAGGTGACGGTAGTGGAGGCAGCACATCTTGAGGGAGTTCAAGAAAACTCCCAGTGTGGTCAATAATGATCCACCTGCAGAACGAAAGACACATGAAGTAATTAAATGAATTGTTAAATTGATTTGATGTGTAACAAGTTATTgtggtccatccatccatcttctcccgcttatccgtggtcgggtcgcgggggtagcagttccagcagagagccccaaactttcttttccctggcgacatcaaccagctctgactgggggatcccaaggcgctcccaggccagcgaagagatataatccctccacctggtcctaggtctaccccttggtctcttcccagctggacgtgcctggaacacctcccgagggaggcgcccaggtggcatcctaactaggtgcccgaaccacctcaactggcttctttcgacgcgaaggaggagcggctcaactccgagtccctccctgatgaccgaacctcTCActttatctctaagggagacaccagccacccggcggaggaaacccatctcggccgcttgtatccgcgatctcgttctttcggtcatgacccatccttcatgaccataggtgaagTTATTGTGGTGTTACAAGTAAAATACAAAAAGAGGTGGAACCAACTTTGAAAGTAACAACCAAGTCCAAAGTCATTGTGGAGTCAAGATTTTGAGTCCTAACTTGTCACTGATATTATACTGCAATTCATTCTTTCTTAAAaactatatatattttctttggtATTATCAACTGGTGCTCAGTTACGTAACattcttaacctgttaagccccaaagacCCCCTCGGCGCGtctctttttttttcacgacactgtgtctcagggcatcttaatatttaagaacctattaatgtgttataccagattaacgggaataatctcagctaactgacgatacaaaccatttttaccaaaacaaaacacaagtctcgtaattcttttttctcatactgatattctaaacaatctgtgctattgtattagctgtaaagtgtctctactgtaggctatttttattatatgtacagcactttggctcgaccaaaaatcgtttataaatgtgctatataaataaaacttgatttgatttgataagaagcatctaaatgacccctgagcaaaaatgctaacgcactttggcacagaactcaagataaagatacccttattacttatcgtagctgcacatacaagatatccgattaaagctgaggttccacagattatataggtatagtattatcactgagcgatccgaactcgcgacaggggacgcaaacacagacatcacaatttaatttacatttttttactgtgttcaatctgaatttactttaaaatacaaacatctatattgattctgacacttctacaccCAACTcgcagatgtaaccttgctttgagaaaaaatattattaatttaacccttttagaagggaagataatggtcatttgttctgggaatgtcattttcgagcctgagacctgaaaaacaggctcggggcttggCTCTCTGCTGAAATATGATTGGATTCTGTTTGATTGGTACCAACCAAGTGAATCTTCAGATTCAAGCGTTCGACTTAACTAATAACTTCTaaagtttttttatttgtgaaatatTTGGGCTTGTCAGAAGCCCGACAGGTATTTTCAAAAAGTCAAAAGTCAAAAAGCTTAAGTTGAAGTTACAAGACTATGGTGTTAAGGTCCATTCCAAGTTGCAAGATTTTTTTCAAGTAATCAAACTTGTGTCTGACTAAAGTCCATATCTCTGAAAACAAGTAATGTAAGTATGTCTGAATACTTTAATAATGACATTTTATACACAGTATGTTACCTTTCTTGGGTTTGTAGGTGAGATTGTTCCGCATCATGTGTATGGCAATTAGAGCCAGCAGCACAGAGGTGAAGGGGATAAGGAAGCCCAGATTTTTGGCCACAGACTGCTGGATGTAAGCGATGCCCAGAAACACCACAGTGGAATTCAGGTTGACCAACCAGTAGAACCTGAACAAACGTAAAGCAAATAATACACTCACTTCCTTACTTAATATCTCAATACTAGTGTAATTTGACATTTGTTAGAGGCATTCATGGTCCCCAGAAGATAAATCACAATGACTTTGGCAATCTTCTGACTTAGCCTTTTGGAAAACCATGAAATTGAAATGTAAGGTGTTTAGTGAACTAACATAACAGCCATTGAATGGATTCATAGGAAATTTGGAGCAAACATTTATGCTATTCTTCGAATAAATTGTCTAGTTTTTTAATGACTGGCATGTTTACTCCCCTACAACTCAAGTCCCAATTTCCGGAACATTATAGTTCTCCATAATAATACAACAACTTGCATGTCTTATTTCTAAACAGTATAACttgattgtaaagaacttgacgAGAAATCCTTCTTAAATTAAACTGATCACAGTAACAATATCGATGGACAGTTTGGAGTCTTATCATTGGCTAACCAGTTGAATAACTgcatccaaacagcaccagcaCCCACCAGTTGAAGAAGGACAGGAGCTGGTGCTGGTTGTAGCACTGCAGGCTGTATGCTCCCATTGGACAGAGGATGGCCCGGATGCCTCCGATGCCCAGGGCAGCAGCCAGGAGGCCGGTGTAGAACAAGATCTGCTGCTCCCGACGTTCCAGCTGGTGCGTCATGTGGTGAGTGTCAATGTAGAAATCTTCGAAGGGGAATGCCACCACAGGCAGCATGGCTGTGCCTAGAAAGCACAGTGACAGGTGAAGGTCACGGTATAGTTGTATTTCAAATAACAGTGTGACTTAACAGAAGCAGTCATGGCTCTGTCTTTTTTACTATCAGCATTTATGGGATTTGGTTGCCTTATTTGGATCATTTGTTTCTCTCCTTTCAGTGGTATTATGCTTTTAAATCATTTAATAGATGGATTGTTGTGGGTATTTCTGGCAGAAGGGGGGATTTGGAGGGTATATACATTTAGAGTTTAGAGGTTATATAAAGTTCTGATCT
This region of Pseudochaenichthys georgianus chromosome 6, fPseGeo1.2, whole genome shotgun sequence genomic DNA includes:
- the LOC117447814 gene encoding E3 ubiquitin/ISG15 ligase TRIM25-like — its product is MAACCTEPDPLSCSICFDRLKSPVTLHCGHSYCMDCVNGYWDHENHRGVYSCPQCRRTFNRRPVLNKNTVLADLAEKVSGPEPPTRPAVKYELGPGDVECDFCTVRKLKAVKSCLVCLASYCATHLEPHYVSEAFKRHTLVEITSSMQEKICSKHDKLLEVYCRSDGQCICLLCVMDEHKGHDTVSAAAERKDKQKEFGKKKLTYLKGMQKKEKQLQQLKQQIKALQFSGDAAVDQNEKAYAEMVRMADERRCATKDLIRVQQKAVVSRAEALVDRLEKDISELRKGQDDLKQLSLTEDHIHFLQSCQAIFDCGEADLSSDVDIEQQTPFDFVKRAISDLRDKMENISIAIAEISQTIQAVPDPQTRQELSLYSSSLSLDPNTAFENLLLSEGNRKVTWIKKAQRYPSHPERFTQYDQVLCTEGLSGVCYWEVEWRGSRVEVAVCYKGADLEESGFGGIASHSWCISLSNVGCAYWHGGIKTKIPINCSSTVGVYLNHKAGTLSFYSVSDCGEMTLLHRVSTTFSQPLYPGLMVSRRASARIVCAK
- the slc15a5 gene encoding solute carrier family 15 member 5, with the translated sequence MVVGDPNKLPDGRGQLRRHSRAPRPDRAPRPEHEPPRKSRKKLQVIICVLLVELCERFTFFGIVCNTILFCTVKLGYDNYLAATVNLCFIGASTLTPVLVGWFAETCLGRSKVLYICAFLHFFGTAMLPVVAFPFEDFYIDTHHMTHQLERREQQILFYTGLLAAALGIGGIRAILCPMGAYSLQCYNQHQLLSFFNWFYWLVNLNSTVVFLGIAYIQQSVAKNLGFLIPFTSVLLALIAIHMMRNNLTYKPKKGGSLLTTLGVFLNSLKMCCLHYRHLSGDVGSWLDRAKENNGGRYSETHVENVKVLAKLFPLYGLQLLYRACITQIPSGYYIQTMNSNLHLASHLLPIGAMNVISIIPLLLLAPLIECVTTCYLSAEKAPLAPAKVITLGHACATLSVLVAGLSELHRRSYPLVEQTLSGKVLQVSSMPCFHLAPQYILLGLAEALVTPACSLISFQLTPSHIRGISLHFLTLSYGGGCFLAALIVQLVYFLSGGNFYPDALHDGNLERFFFLLASLMAVNTLVFWRVSNRYIDLSVRGKALTVSPLAEKLLHYKACLRFYDTVDRSYTTASIESIL